A DNA window from Actinomycetota bacterium contains the following coding sequences:
- a CDS encoding class II SORL domain-containing protein has product MANLDQLLQTADFKTEKHVPVIEVEPGAKKGEPVEIKISIGKEIAHPNTTQHHITWISLFFLPDGDKYPIHIGDINFSAHGSSVQGADTSTVYTNYKGVFSLTTEKQGNLLASSYCNIHGLWQSSKQLKLNS; this is encoded by the coding sequence ATGGCTAATTTAGATCAATTATTGCAAACTGCAGATTTTAAAACAGAAAAACATGTTCCAGTAATAGAAGTAGAGCCGGGCGCCAAAAAGGGAGAGCCGGTTGAAATAAAGATTAGCATTGGAAAAGAAATTGCGCATCCTAACACTACCCAACACCATATAACCTGGATCTCCCTATTTTTCCTGCCAGATGGGGATAAATATCCCATACATATTGGCGATATTAATTTTTCAGCTCACGGCAGCTCTGTACAGGGGGCAGATACCAGTACTGTATACACCAATTACAAAGGGGTTTTTTCTCTTACTACTGAAAAACAGGGTAACCTGCTGGCTTCATCCTATTGTAATATACATGGCCTATGGCAAAGCTCTAAACAGTTAAAATTAAACAGCTGA
- a CDS encoding ATP-binding protein — MPKSLVSYYAPAGRSTLEEIENQKRLLRQYHGPVSRFYDAVTELVLILNRDRQIVYFNSAAAALLGEDNPNHLYGLRPGEALGCSYSCLYSGGCGTSEYCTQCGAVNAILSALNNKADLRECRILKGPRMEALNLLIRTTPLRLEGQNFSILAITDISNEKRRQVLERIFFHDLMNTASAIQLLSNAINSKQQEIRGNPQWASLLAGIKQLIAELKSQKELLAAENGELLVERVPVDANAIIKNLSETFNQRFTDREVVVQCFQEKMVLNTDQGLFTRVLENMVLNALEASPPGQKVIVSSELVDGFAEFRVHNAGFIPKEHQLQLFQRSFTTKGAGRGLGTYSMKLLSEQYLEGSISFKSSLEQGTTFIARYPA; from the coding sequence ATGCCTAAATCCCTGGTTAGCTATTACGCTCCTGCCGGTAGGAGTACTTTAGAGGAAATTGAAAACCAAAAAAGGTTATTAAGACAGTATCATGGCCCGGTAAGCAGATTTTACGATGCAGTTACCGAATTGGTTTTAATATTGAATAGAGACAGGCAGATAGTGTATTTTAATTCTGCTGCTGCTGCTTTGCTGGGAGAAGATAATCCCAATCATCTTTATGGTTTAAGGCCGGGGGAAGCTTTGGGGTGTAGCTATTCCTGTCTTTACAGCGGGGGCTGCGGGACCAGTGAATATTGCACGCAGTGTGGGGCGGTAAATGCCATACTGTCAGCTTTAAATAATAAAGCTGACCTCAGGGAGTGCAGGATTTTAAAAGGGCCCCGGATGGAGGCTTTAAATCTATTAATCCGTACTACCCCCTTAAGATTGGAAGGACAAAATTTCAGCATTCTGGCTATTACTGATATAAGTAACGAAAAAAGAAGGCAGGTGCTGGAAAGGATTTTTTTCCATGATTTAATGAACACTGCATCAGCAATTCAATTACTCTCCAATGCAATAAACTCCAAGCAACAGGAGATAAGAGGCAATCCCCAATGGGCCAGCCTTTTGGCTGGAATTAAACAGCTTATAGCTGAACTTAAATCACAGAAGGAATTGCTGGCAGCTGAAAACGGGGAGTTACTGGTAGAACGAGTGCCGGTAGATGCAAATGCCATTATTAAGAATTTATCAGAAACCTTTAACCAGCGCTTTACAGACCGGGAAGTTGTGGTGCAATGCTTCCAGGAAAAAATGGTCTTAAATACAGACCAGGGGTTATTTACCAGGGTATTGGAGAATATGGTATTAAACGCATTAGAAGCCAGCCCTCCCGGACAAAAGGTTATAGTTTCTAGTGAACTGGTGGATGGTTTTGCTGAATTTAGGGTTCACAATGCAGGATTCATACCCAAAGAGCACCAATTACAGCTTTTCCAGAGGTCCTTTACTACCAAGGGTGCAGGCAGGGGCCTGGGTACATACAGCATGAAATTGCTAAGCGAGCAATATTTGGAGGGCAGTATTAGTTTTAAAAGTTCGCTGGAACAGGGGACTACATTTATTGCCCGCTATCCTGCATAA
- a CDS encoding MASE3 domain-containing protein, protein MATAFFRKNYLLLILGLASIAGLYLLSLYSYIIYHSIIELFSIIIAIGIFVVAWNSRKYLDNHFLLFVGLSYFFVAILDLLHTLAYSGSGVFIGFIESDLATQLWIAARYMQSVSLLLALLFITRRLNLKIQFVIYSIVTILLLLSIFYWEVFPACFIEGSGLTQFKIISEYIISFILAAAVVLLFFYRSEFNPKIFSLIIASLALTIVSELMFTLYDDVYGLFNQLGHFLKFVSFFLIYKAVIETGFSQPLDLLFFKLKQGEKEIKDNEKKFRSLFLSMNEAVCLQELLYDANGQVIDYKIVDVNPSFVFITGWPREQVVGRKASETYGTDIPYLDAYLKVIKTGDPVRFETYFPALDKYLSLSAFSPAKGKIATVFSDITQRKKAELEIESLSRFTLENPNPVMRIDKKNSIIYANDPAQQILANMGDKQKTEFIKVLQKSAESYNREEGSAVTEITLGKLIYEFTIVPVKESNYLNIYGTDITIRKNAEKLQKKIARERALSQERNKLARELHDTVTQTLFSANLIAGTIPKLWEKDPNAVAKRLEEIKLLYQAALKEMRILLYELKPSALKDENLINLLNQLVKSIESKSKIPVTLSVEGEYKYPSKIEFGFYRIAQEALNNIIKHSSATQAYIIIKSNPQNLELTIQDNGRGFDPETVPSTNLGLNIMKERARIMGASINIKSVPDEGTRIHVVFSKAVK, encoded by the coding sequence TTGGCAACAGCTTTCTTTAGAAAAAACTATTTACTTTTAATTTTGGGGCTGGCTTCCATTGCAGGGCTCTATTTATTAAGCCTATACAGTTACATTATCTACCACAGTATCATAGAGCTGTTTAGTATAATAATAGCCATCGGCATTTTCGTAGTGGCCTGGAATTCCAGGAAATATCTGGATAATCACTTTCTTCTATTTGTGGGCTTATCTTATTTTTTCGTAGCCATATTGGATTTACTGCATACCCTAGCCTACAGCGGTTCAGGAGTATTTATTGGATTTATCGAATCAGACCTGGCTACCCAGCTGTGGATTGCAGCCAGGTATATGCAGAGCGTATCTTTACTTTTAGCCTTATTGTTTATAACTAGAAGGTTAAATTTAAAGATCCAGTTTGTTATCTATTCTATAGTAACTATACTATTATTATTATCAATATTTTACTGGGAGGTTTTTCCTGCCTGTTTTATTGAGGGCTCAGGGCTTACCCAGTTTAAAATCATCAGTGAATACATAATTTCTTTTATATTGGCAGCGGCTGTAGTTTTATTATTTTTTTACCGCAGTGAATTTAACCCCAAAATATTTTCTTTAATCATAGCTTCCCTGGCATTAACCATAGTATCTGAGCTAATGTTCACTCTATATGACGATGTATACGGATTGTTTAACCAGTTAGGCCATTTCCTTAAATTTGTATCTTTCTTTTTAATTTATAAAGCGGTAATAGAAACTGGCTTTTCACAACCTTTAGACTTATTGTTTTTCAAATTAAAACAGGGTGAAAAAGAAATTAAGGATAATGAGAAAAAGTTCAGGTCGCTTTTCTTATCTATGAATGAGGCGGTATGTCTGCAGGAACTGCTTTATGATGCTAATGGCCAGGTTATTGATTACAAGATAGTGGATGTTAACCCTTCTTTTGTTTTTATAACCGGTTGGCCAAGAGAGCAGGTTGTAGGGCGGAAAGCCTCTGAAACTTATGGAACCGATATTCCATACCTGGATGCTTATCTAAAGGTGATAAAAACTGGGGATCCGGTCCGGTTTGAAACCTATTTTCCTGCCCTGGATAAATATCTGTCCCTATCTGCTTTTTCACCCGCCAAGGGTAAAATTGCTACTGTTTTTTCTGATATCACCCAAAGGAAAAAGGCTGAGCTGGAAATTGAAAGCCTGTCCAGGTTTACTTTGGAAAACCCTAATCCCGTCATGAGGATAGATAAAAAGAATTCCATAATCTATGCCAATGATCCAGCTCAGCAAATACTGGCAAATATGGGTGATAAACAGAAAACCGAATTTATAAAGGTGCTGCAAAAATCTGCTGAAAGCTACAATAGGGAGGAAGGCTCAGCAGTAACCGAAATTACCCTGGGCAAACTTATATATGAATTTACAATAGTACCGGTAAAAGAGTCAAATTACCTAAATATATATGGAACAGATATTACTATAAGAAAAAATGCAGAAAAGCTGCAAAAAAAGATAGCCAGGGAAAGGGCTTTAAGCCAAGAGCGTAACAAGCTGGCCCGGGAACTTCATGATACTGTAACCCAAACCCTTTTTTCTGCAAACCTTATTGCGGGAACTATACCTAAATTATGGGAAAAAGATCCGAATGCGGTAGCCAAAAGGTTGGAAGAAATCAAACTTCTTTACCAGGCAGCCCTAAAAGAAATGAGGATATTGCTGTATGAATTAAAACCTTCTGCCTTAAAAGATGAAAATCTTATCAATTTGCTTAACCAATTAGTTAAATCTATTGAATCCAAGTCCAAAATACCGGTTACCCTCTCGGTAGAAGGCGAGTATAAGTATCCCTCTAAAATTGAGTTTGGATTTTACCGTATAGCACAAGAAGCTTTAAATAATATCATAAAACATTCTTCTGCCACCCAGGCCTATATCATTATAAAAAGCAATCCTCAAAACCTGGAACTTACCATACAGGATAACGGCCGGGGCTTTGATCCCGAAACTGTGCCTTCTACTAATCTAGGTTTAAATATAATGAAAGAGAGGGCAAGGATAATGGGTGCTTCCATAAACATTAAAAGTGTGCCTGATGAAGGTACCCGGATACATGTGGTCTTCTCCAAAGCTGTTAAATAA
- a CDS encoding response regulator transcription factor, translated as MIKVLVTDDHLLVRQGIRALLEMCDDIEIVGEAENGHQAFELCLEFNPDIVLMDLIMPGLSGVETIKTILKDMPQAKIVVLTSFVDKKLIEESLKAGAIGYVLKNVSGDDLIEIIRNAYQGKPTLSSEASDFLISNLKRPSIEDFSLTNQEQNILSCLADGLSNKEIAKKLVLSVSTVKFHVSNILTKLGASSRAEAVSIALKNKLVE; from the coding sequence ATGATTAAAGTATTGGTAACTGATGACCATTTGTTGGTAAGGCAAGGCATAAGGGCTTTGCTGGAAATGTGTGATGATATTGAGATTGTGGGAGAAGCAGAAAACGGCCACCAGGCATTTGAATTATGTCTAGAATTTAACCCGGATATAGTGTTGATGGATTTAATAATGCCCGGGTTAAGTGGAGTAGAAACCATTAAAACCATCCTAAAGGATATGCCCCAAGCCAAAATCGTAGTCTTAACCAGTTTTGTAGATAAGAAACTCATTGAAGAATCACTTAAGGCTGGAGCTATAGGGTACGTATTAAAAAATGTATCCGGAGACGACCTGATAGAAATAATTAGAAATGCCTATCAAGGCAAACCTACCCTTTCTTCGGAAGCCAGTGATTTCTTAATATCTAATTTAAAGAGGCCTTCAATTGAAGATTTTAGCTTAACCAACCAGGAACAAAACATATTATCCTGCCTGGCTGATGGCCTATCCAATAAGGAAATAGCTAAGAAGCTGGTATTAAGCGTATCTACCGTGAAGTTTCATGTAAGCAATATATTAACCAAGCTGGGTGCTTCCAGCAGGGCGGAAGCAGTATCCATTGCTCTAAAGAATAAACTGGTCGAATGA
- a CDS encoding type 1 glutamine amidotransferase — translation MRSIKVLMLIEDLFDDKEALYPYYRMKEEGYEVTTIGPVAGKEYQGKYGITLKADLSAKEVELNDVSALIIPGGYAPDKMRKNKDMVDVVRKIYQQGGVVAAICHGPWMLVEADAIKDKKVTGASSISTDLKNAGGSFVDCEVVISGNIITSRGPDDLPVFCKSIIGLISQKVQNN, via the coding sequence ATGAGATCCATAAAAGTTTTAATGCTAATAGAAGACTTATTTGATGATAAGGAAGCATTGTATCCTTATTACCGCATGAAAGAAGAAGGCTATGAGGTTACCACGATAGGGCCAGTTGCTGGAAAAGAGTATCAGGGTAAATATGGCATAACCCTAAAAGCAGATTTATCGGCCAAGGAAGTGGAACTAAATGATGTTTCAGCCTTAATTATTCCTGGAGGATATGCTCCGGACAAAATGAGGAAAAATAAAGATATGGTAGATGTTGTAAGAAAAATATACCAACAGGGAGGGGTAGTAGCAGCAATATGCCACGGTCCCTGGATGCTGGTAGAGGCTGACGCAATTAAAGATAAAAAAGTTACAGGAGCAAGCTCCATATCTACCGACCTTAAAAATGCAGGCGGCAGCTTTGTTGATTGTGAAGTAGTAATTTCTGGAAATATTATTACCTCTAGGGGCCCAGACGACTTGCCTGTTTTCTGTAAATCAATAATCGGTCTTATAAGTCAAAAAGTTCAAAATAATTAG
- a CDS encoding sugar ABC transporter ATP-binding protein — MADEVILSLNNISKGFPGVQALKDVSFELRKGEVHGICGENGAGKSTLIKIVSGAYQPDEGEIYFEGKKVSLDPYTAMNLGIQTIYQEHTIFPHLSITENIFVGMEITNNGIMQKVEMRKKTAEVLEYLHSDLNPDQLVNDLSSGEQKIVEIAKALVLDRKVIIMDEPTASFSVSEIDNLLEIVNKIKKTGIGVIYISHHLEEVFKVADRISVLRDGMHVKTCDVGEVDESQLIKYMVGRDASAFYHREFYEPGETVLEVENLSGNGVKDISFEVKRGEILGFAGMVGSGRSELMTLLFGGAEKIDGRISILGQEVNLKDPSDAIRNKMCYITEDRQFTGLFLIHSIARNIMIADMVNTKGSTITPTNEVEIGDRMVKKLNIKAPNSQMLAGNLSGGNQQKVVLAKWFNTNGEIFIFDEPTRGIDVGAKQEIYQLMTNLLEEGKAIVMVSSDMPEIASMSDRIMVMKAGQIEGELKREEISEENILELSIGGKKI, encoded by the coding sequence ATGGCTGATGAGGTAATTCTTAGCTTGAATAATATTTCCAAAGGTTTCCCGGGAGTACAAGCCCTAAAAGATGTTTCCTTTGAACTAAGAAAAGGCGAAGTCCATGGAATATGTGGAGAAAATGGTGCCGGCAAATCCACACTTATCAAGATTGTATCGGGAGCTTATCAACCAGATGAAGGTGAAATCTACTTTGAAGGTAAAAAGGTGTCCCTGGATCCATATACAGCCATGAACCTGGGCATACAGACTATCTACCAGGAGCATACCATTTTCCCTCATTTGAGTATTACTGAAAATATTTTTGTGGGAATGGAAATTACCAATAACGGTATTATGCAGAAAGTGGAAATGCGCAAGAAAACAGCTGAAGTTCTAGAATATCTCCATAGCGACCTCAATCCTGATCAGCTGGTGAACGACCTGTCGTCAGGAGAACAAAAAATAGTAGAGATTGCCAAGGCTCTGGTGCTGGACCGTAAAGTAATAATAATGGATGAGCCTACCGCTTCTTTTTCGGTGAGTGAAATTGATAATTTGCTGGAGATTGTAAATAAAATTAAGAAAACCGGAATTGGAGTTATCTATATTTCTCACCATTTGGAGGAAGTGTTTAAAGTTGCGGACAGGATTAGTGTACTAAGAGATGGAATGCATGTAAAAACTTGCGATGTAGGTGAAGTTGATGAGTCTCAGCTAATTAAGTACATGGTTGGCCGCGATGCATCTGCTTTTTACCATCGTGAATTTTATGAGCCCGGTGAAACAGTGTTGGAAGTAGAGAACCTCTCGGGTAATGGGGTAAAAGATATATCGTTTGAGGTCAAAAGGGGAGAAATTCTAGGTTTTGCTGGAATGGTAGGTTCGGGTAGATCTGAGCTTATGACTCTTCTTTTTGGAGGTGCCGAAAAAATAGATGGACGCATTTCTATTTTGGGGCAAGAGGTTAATTTAAAAGACCCCAGTGATGCAATAAGGAATAAGATGTGCTACATCACTGAAGACCGGCAGTTTACCGGCTTGTTTTTAATTCATTCCATAGCCCGCAATATAATGATTGCCGATATGGTCAATACCAAAGGATCCACCATAACCCCTACCAATGAGGTAGAGATTGGAGACCGAATGGTTAAGAAACTTAATATAAAGGCACCCAATTCACAGATGCTGGCAGGGAATCTTTCAGGCGGCAACCAGCAAAAAGTTGTTTTAGCCAAGTGGTTTAATACCAATGGGGAGATTTTTATCTTTGATGAGCCCACCAGAGGTATAGATGTAGGAGCCAAACAGGAAATCTATCAGCTGATGACTAATCTCTTAGAAGAAGGCAAGGCTATAGTAATGGTCTCTTCTGATATGCCGGAGATAGCTTCCATGAGTGACCGGATTATGGTTATGAAAGCAGGCCAGATTGAAGGGGAGCTAAAAAGGGAAGAAATCAGTGAGGAAAATATACTTGAGTTATCAATAGGAGGTAAAAAAATATGA
- a CDS encoding ABC transporter permease codes for MKQSPEPERRKGFALFGRGENSTVLMITIFFFIAIVLIQVITSAVAGGVTYPSFISPVNLLNIFMQVAAVGIMAMGMSVVMIGGGIDLSVGMLVSLVALYFAKAFRDWNYPVAVAIASIVVIAILLETAMGWIISRFKVEPFIITLGGMIAFRGIALLICRSQEISTQGILNPLKANLIEGAKGPSGLSLTIPVYVIVFLVITVIMWWLLKYTKYGRRVYAVGANRNAAYLAGIDVKNIMMSTYALNGFLVSIASFMLLARVNTAIITVGQNLEIDVIAATVVGGVALSGGKGNIWGTFIGAILLGSIANAMNILRLQSEWQFVAKGIIIIAAVTAGAIVQARSQRMKQIR; via the coding sequence ATGAAACAGTCGCCTGAACCGGAAAGAAGAAAAGGTTTTGCGCTTTTTGGAAGGGGAGAAAATTCTACGGTTTTGATGATTACCATTTTTTTCTTCATTGCCATAGTGCTTATACAGGTTATTACCAGTGCTGTTGCTGGAGGCGTAACTTACCCCTCGTTTATAAGCCCAGTTAACTTATTGAATATATTTATGCAGGTGGCTGCTGTGGGAATTATGGCTATGGGTATGTCTGTAGTAATGATTGGCGGAGGAATAGACCTATCGGTTGGTATGTTGGTTTCCCTGGTAGCTCTTTACTTTGCCAAAGCTTTTAGGGACTGGAATTATCCTGTAGCTGTGGCTATTGCTTCTATTGTAGTAATAGCAATTTTACTGGAAACAGCTATGGGCTGGATAATTTCCCGCTTTAAGGTAGAGCCTTTTATTATTACTCTGGGTGGTATGATAGCATTCAGGGGGATTGCTCTCCTAATTTGCCGTTCGCAGGAAATTAGTACCCAGGGCATCCTGAATCCGCTAAAAGCTAATCTAATTGAAGGGGCAAAAGGGCCATCAGGGTTATCACTTACTATACCTGTGTATGTTATTGTTTTCCTAGTTATAACCGTGATTATGTGGTGGCTGCTGAAATACACCAAGTATGGCAGAAGGGTTTATGCGGTAGGAGCAAACCGTAATGCTGCCTATCTAGCCGGTATTGATGTAAAAAATATTATGATGTCTACCTATGCTCTAAACGGATTTCTGGTTTCTATCGCTTCCTTCATGTTGTTAGCTCGAGTTAATACCGCTATAATAACTGTAGGACAGAATTTGGAAATTGATGTTATTGCTGCCACGGTTGTAGGCGGAGTTGCACTTTCAGGAGGCAAAGGAAATATTTGGGGTACTTTTATTGGAGCGATTTTATTGGGTTCTATTGCTAATGCTATGAATATCCTTCGTCTGCAAAGCGAGTGGCAGTTTGTAGCTAAGGGTATAATTATAATAGCAGCAGTTACTGCCGGTGCTATTGTTCAGGCCAGAAGCCAGAGGATGAAACAAATCAGATAA
- a CDS encoding sugar ABC transporter substrate-binding protein has product MKRILVLLIVVALAITFSFAGCTAQAPAEEAAEAPAEEPAAEEPAAEEPAAEEPAAEEPAAEEPAAEVQTLDIGFYADGADSYYQVMVDTMQACADADPETEWTIDYKVGQNTAAEQLQAVEDFITAGYDAIVVIQNSADTTSECITKCQAAGIPYFGAAHSFASAPNATDAAGSCCYNFVEAGVYAGEDALARGVKKVINIEGQLGQGSAGAQTLGFLKAYEDAGMSLGGPTAEEVATKKTEASLDGTQDIEVVFWASGGWFSDPAQKAMTDAITSLGVDGFDGAYVQNDPMMEGVLMAMEEAGLNSSDYWLGASNGREISWQWVKDGVITMDVNQTAALEGDTLYQQVKAHFNGDEYRKYIHPYLTPYNVDNINDVALVPFSDVDAYMAGREAGDFVTDINDPKFVDQEGF; this is encoded by the coding sequence ATGAAGAGAATATTAGTTCTCCTAATCGTAGTTGCTTTGGCGATTACATTCTCATTCGCAGGTTGTACAGCACAAGCACCTGCGGAAGAAGCGGCTGAAGCTCCTGCGGAAGAGCCTGCAGCTGAAGAACCTGCAGCTGAAGAACCTGCAGCGGAAGAGCCTGCAGCTGAAGAGCCTGCAGCTGAAGAACCTGCAGCTGAAGTACAGACTCTGGATATAGGTTTCTATGCTGACGGCGCAGACTCCTACTATCAGGTAATGGTAGACACTATGCAGGCATGTGCAGATGCTGATCCTGAAACAGAGTGGACAATCGATTATAAAGTTGGACAGAACACCGCAGCAGAACAGCTGCAGGCAGTTGAAGACTTTATAACCGCTGGATATGACGCTATAGTAGTTATCCAGAACTCTGCTGATACAACATCTGAGTGTATAACCAAATGCCAGGCAGCAGGCATTCCTTACTTCGGCGCTGCCCACAGCTTTGCATCAGCTCCAAATGCAACTGATGCTGCTGGATCATGCTGTTATAACTTTGTAGAAGCCGGTGTCTATGCTGGCGAAGACGCTTTAGCAAGAGGCGTTAAGAAAGTTATAAATATTGAAGGCCAGCTGGGCCAGGGTAGTGCAGGCGCACAAACACTGGGCTTTTTGAAAGCATATGAAGATGCTGGAATGAGCCTGGGGGGCCCTACTGCTGAAGAAGTAGCTACCAAAAAAACTGAAGCTAGCCTGGATGGAACTCAGGATATAGAAGTTGTATTCTGGGCTTCAGGCGGATGGTTCTCAGATCCTGCACAGAAAGCAATGACTGATGCTATCACATCTCTCGGAGTTGACGGTTTTGATGGTGCATATGTGCAGAACGATCCTATGATGGAAGGTGTTCTGATGGCCATGGAAGAAGCAGGACTAAATTCTTCTGACTACTGGTTAGGAGCATCAAACGGTAGAGAGATCTCATGGCAGTGGGTTAAAGATGGCGTAATAACCATGGATGTTAACCAGACCGCAGCTCTTGAAGGCGACACCCTGTATCAGCAGGTTAAAGCTCACTTCAATGGCGACGAATACAGAAAATACATTCATCCATACTTAACACCTTATAATGTTGATAATATTAACGATGTTGCCCTAGTTCCTTTCTCCGATGTAGATGCATACATGGCTGGAAGAGAAGCAGGCGACTTTGTTACTGATATCAACGATCCTAAATTTGTTGATCAGGAAGGATTTTAA
- a CDS encoding phosphoenolpyruvate hydrolase family protein, protein MGKRYTKQEVVDRLQAEIKKGKPLFMPNCGMGISAKFQEKGGSDIICISPTSYWRLKGQGSLAAFLPFYDINQVVFDLAKEIVPVVSEVPLIGLTGPHNPLLPHQKHLEILKELGLSGINPFISKLYGESFSEQIEHIGMGWKNEVEIVEVAQKMDMFTFSYAFSPEEASILAQAGADIIASHVGSTKGGSIGAKTSLTLEEAAQLSQEIFDAARKVNKDVILFAHGGPIEGPKEVEYVFKNTDAQGFTGGSAAERMPIEKAILEVTQAYKNVPMK, encoded by the coding sequence ATGGGTAAAAGATATACCAAGCAAGAAGTTGTGGATCGATTACAGGCGGAAATAAAAAAAGGTAAGCCATTATTTATGCCTAATTGTGGAATGGGCATTTCCGCTAAATTTCAGGAGAAAGGAGGCTCAGATATCATTTGCATATCTCCTACCAGCTACTGGAGGCTCAAAGGGCAAGGTTCTTTGGCCGCTTTTCTGCCTTTCTATGACATAAACCAGGTAGTATTTGACCTCGCTAAGGAAATTGTGCCGGTAGTAAGTGAAGTACCTCTAATTGGCCTTACCGGCCCCCATAACCCATTGCTGCCACACCAGAAGCACCTGGAAATATTAAAAGAGTTAGGCCTCTCCGGTATTAATCCTTTTATAAGTAAACTTTATGGAGAAAGCTTCAGTGAACAGATAGAGCATATAGGAATGGGCTGGAAGAATGAGGTGGAAATAGTGGAAGTTGCCCAAAAAATGGATATGTTTACCTTTTCCTATGCATTTTCGCCCGAAGAAGCATCTATTTTAGCCCAAGCTGGAGCGGATATAATAGCTTCCCATGTGGGCTCTACTAAAGGCGGTTCCATTGGGGCCAAAACATCATTGACCTTAGAGGAAGCTGCCCAGCTAAGCCAGGAGATTTTTGATGCTGCCCGAAAAGTTAATAAGGATGTAATCCTGTTTGCACACGGGGGACCCATTGAAGGACCTAAAGAAGTGGAATATGTATTTAAAAATACAGATGCACAAGGATTCACTGGTGGCTCCGCTGCTGAAAGGATGCCTATAGAAAAAGCAATACTGGAAGTAACCCAAGCTTATAAAAATGTACCAATGAAATAA